A genome region from Musa acuminata AAA Group cultivar baxijiao chromosome BXJ3-5, Cavendish_Baxijiao_AAA, whole genome shotgun sequence includes the following:
- the LOC135638446 gene encoding agamous-like MADS-box protein AGL103, with amino-acid sequence MAPSDEQRRSQKSIIRSLDKRSKGLCKKATELSTLCNADVCLVCYRPGATAPVVWPEDPTRVGRTIGRYLAASPSKKLAKNQVSFKNPNPGQAQEAVTNNDDDDDEEEEEEECKEAKARNGKKKVVDTEDRLRLPWPDDDCALGSLVEALDSRLKKVRDRIEQLVAEDIASTSTAPAPPDKYSTATGGASTSCSAYREPPAPAFAAVCPCMYCPLHGYWAIRRLHGQDRNRREDRS; translated from the coding sequence ATGGCGCCGTCCGACGAGCAGCGCCGCAGCCAGAAGTCCATCATCCGCTCCCTCGACAAGCGCAGCAAAGGCCTCTGCAAGAAGGCTACCGAGCTCTCCACCCTCTGCAACGCCGACGTCTGCCTCGTCTGCTACCGTCCCGGCGCCACCGCCCCGGTCGTGTGGCCCGAAGACCCCACTCGTGTCGGCCGCACCATCGGCCGCTACCTCGCCGCCTCCCCCTCCAAGAAGCTGGCCAAGAACCAGGTCAGCTTCAAGAACCCCAACCCAGGCCAAGCCCAAGAAGCCGTCACgaacaacgacgacgacgacgatgaggaggaggaggaggaggagtgtaAAGAGGCCAAGGCCAGGAACGGCAAGAAGAAGGTGGTGGATACAGAGGACCGTCTCCGGTTACCATGGCCGGACGACGATTGCGCGCTGGGGTCTCTGGTGGAGGCGTTGGACTCTAGGCTGAAGAAGGTGAGGGACAGGATCGAGCAGCTGGTGGCAGAAGACATAGCGTCGACCTCGACGGCACCGGCACCGCCGGATAAGTACTCGACCGCCACAGGAGGCGCCTCCACAAGCTGCAGCGCTTATAGGGAACCACCGGCTCCGGCGTTCGCCGCCGTCTGCCCATGCATGTACTGCCCTCTGCACGGGTACTGGGCCATTCGACGTCTGCATGGCCAAGACCGAAACCGAAGGGAAGACAGGAGTTGA
- the LOC103986425 gene encoding serine/threonine protein phosphatase 2A 57 kDa regulatory subunit B' theta isoform, with translation MIKQILNRLPRKPSKSSDSRDSVGGPTPQSSSSSTSSRNGDLQASRITNLNSQAPPGLSPGLNHQNKYDPAVNVKLNGNNVVPVFEALPSFKDVPNSEKQSLFMRKLDLCCVVFDFTDPSKNLKEKDIKRQTLLELVDYVTSSSGKFPENVMQEIAKMVSVNLFRTLTSPPRENMILEKIDAEEEEPVMDPAWPHLQIVYEFFLRFVASPETDAKLAKRYVDHSFVLKLLDLFDSEDPREREYLKTILHRIYGKFMVHRPFIRKAINNIFYRFIFETEKHNGIAELLEILGSVISGFALPLKEEHKLFLLRALIPLHKPRCIAMYHQQLSYCITQFIEKDCKLADTVIMGLLKYWPITNSSKEVMFLGELEEVLEATQPADFQRCMVPLFRQIARCLNSSHFQVAERALFLWNNDHIENLIKQNCKGLLPIIFPALERNTRTHWNQAVKSLTLNVCKIFSDHDPDLVAECLKKFEEDEAKNKDIMSKREATWKRLEEVAASRAASRESVTVPRVVPFRASSG, from the exons ATGATTAAGCAGATACTAAACCGGCTCCCTCGAAAGCCATCaaagtcatcagacagtcgggatTCAGTTGGTGGACCAACTCCTCAGTCGTCATCTTCTTCGACCAGTTCAAGAAATGGGGATTTGCAAGCCAGTAGGATCACAAATCTGAACAGTCAGGCCCCTCCTGGATTGAGTCCTGGGTTAAATCACCAAAACAAGTATGATCCAGCTGTTAATGTAAAGCTGAATGGCAATAATGTGGTCCCAGTCTTTGAAGCATTGCCGAGCTTTAAAGATGTCCCTAATTCTGAGAAACAGAGTTTATTTATGCGAAAGTTGGACCTTTGCTGCGTTGTGTTTGACTTCACTGACCCATCAAAGAACCTGAAAGAGAAAGATATAAAGCGACAGACATTGTTAGAGCTTGTTGACTATGTGACTTCATCATCTGGGAAGTTTCCAGAGAATGTCATGCAAGAGATTGCAAAGATGGTGTCCGTCAACTTGTTTAGGACCTTGACTTCCCCGCCTCGAGAGAACATGATTCTGGAAAAAATTGATGCAGAAGAGGAGGAACCTGTAATGGACCCCGCGTGGCCTCACTTACAGATTGTCTATGAGTTCTTTCTACGTTTTGTTGCATCTCCGGAGACTGATGCTAAGTTGGCAAAAAGATATGTAGATCACTCCTTTGTTCTTAAGCTGCTCGATCTCTTTGATTCTGAAGATCCTAGAGAGAGGGAGTACCTAAAAACAATACTCCATCGAATCTATGGTAAATTTATGGTGCACCGACCGTTCATCAGGAAAGCTATTAACAACATTTTCTATCGGTTTATCTTTGAAACAGAAAAGCACAATGGGATTGCAGAGCTACTGGAAATTTTGGGAAGTGTCATCAGTGGATTTGCTTTGCCACTAAAGGAAGAGCATAAATTGTTCCTTCTCCGTGCACTAATCCCACTGCACAAGCCAAGGTGCATTGCTATGTATCATCAGCAGTTATCATATTGCATAACTCAATTTATTGAAAAGGACTGCAAACTTGCGGATACTGTTATAATGGGCTTGTTGAAATACTGGCCTATCACAAATAGTTCAAAGGAAGTAATGTTCTTGGGAGAGTTAGAAGAAGTCCTAGAAGCAACTCAGCCTGCAGATTTCCAGCGATGTATGGTTCCACTGTTTCGCCAGATTGCTCGCTGCTTGAACAGTTCTCACTTTCAG GTGGCAGAAAGAGCATTGTTCCTTTGGAATAATGACCACATTGAAAACTTGATTAAACAAAATTGCAAGGGTTTATTACCGATCATCTTTCCTGCATTGGAGAGAAACACAAGGACCCACTGGAACCAAGCCGTGAAGAGCCTAACACTCAATGTGTGCAAGATTTTCTCTGATCATGATCCTGATTTGGTTGCGGAGTGTTTGAAGAAATTTGAAGAAGATGAAGCTAAAAACAAGGACATCATGTCAAAACGTGAAGCTACATGGAAGCGTCTTGAGGAAGTTGCTGCTTCACGAGCTGCAAGTAGAGAAAGTGTGACTGTTCCCCGTGTTGTACCATTTCGAGCTTCCTCTGGTTGA